Proteins encoded within one genomic window of Amycolatopsis sp. 2-15:
- a CDS encoding SDR family oxidoreductase yields MTDLIDLAGKTVIVTGASSGIGASTARRLHAAGAFPVLAARRADRLATLADELGGALAVPTDVTDPAQVAALVEATLARHGRVDGLVNNAGASLHGPLDQVDPAAFGATLQLNLVGLLAVTQAVLPAMRRQGFGRIVNISSGTTRRVAVGVGAYAASKSAVSMLSAVLTQELAADGIAVSLLLPSITATEFADGRFKLGASPIPGMVVQSPDYVAGVILRLLRTGEESFDIPHGVEQPEITRVPG; encoded by the coding sequence ATGACAGACCTCATCGACCTGGCCGGCAAAACGGTCATCGTCACCGGCGCCTCCTCGGGAATCGGCGCGTCGACCGCCCGTCGCCTGCACGCGGCGGGTGCCTTCCCCGTGCTCGCCGCCCGCCGCGCCGACCGCCTCGCCACGCTCGCCGACGAACTCGGCGGCGCCCTCGCCGTCCCCACCGACGTGACCGACCCCGCGCAGGTGGCGGCCCTCGTCGAGGCCACCCTGGCACGCCACGGCCGCGTCGACGGCCTGGTCAACAACGCCGGAGCCAGCCTCCACGGCCCCCTTGATCAGGTCGATCCCGCCGCGTTCGGTGCGACGCTGCAGCTCAACCTCGTCGGCCTGCTCGCCGTGACGCAGGCTGTCCTGCCCGCCATGCGGCGCCAGGGTTTCGGCCGCATCGTCAACATCAGCTCCGGCACGACCCGCCGCGTCGCGGTCGGCGTGGGTGCCTACGCGGCGAGCAAGTCGGCCGTGAGCATGCTCAGTGCGGTGCTCACGCAGGAACTCGCGGCGGACGGGATCGCGGTGTCGCTGCTGCTGCCGTCCATTACCGCGACGGAGTTCGCGGACGGCCGGTTCAAGCTCGGCGCGTCGCCGATCCCGGGGATGGTCGTGCAGAGTCCGGATTACGTGGCCGGGGTGATCCTGCGGCTGTTGCGAACGGGGGAGGAGTCCTTCGACATTCCGCACGGGGTGGAACAGCCGGAGATCACCCGCGTGCCGGGATGA
- a CDS encoding substrate-binding periplasmic protein: protein MAALRIRRILIATTAVVSLAACGSGDETDGYGLAQPGTITAGVTAGDAPFVSPDATGKPVGLLVDLNDVIAQRMGLKITYRMTTVSAGLPLVTAGQLDLLAIGMLPTPERKKSVDFTKPFYLASDDVVVRTDSAVKGAGDLAGKRVGAGLGSAQADFVTAKVPGATLISQPTNSAGVTQLLNGNLDAMVLASTEVPTVLQENPGRVKIAYSAPHEQASAMPVNRKLTAFEKAYGDQLKTTMDDGTFLRLYDKYFPGEPYPAQMFTYWPQLRDQIQKGR from the coding sequence ATGGCAGCTCTGCGGATCCGACGGATCCTGATCGCGACCACCGCCGTGGTCTCACTCGCCGCGTGCGGGTCGGGCGACGAAACCGACGGCTACGGACTGGCGCAACCCGGCACCATCACCGCGGGCGTCACGGCCGGCGACGCGCCGTTCGTCTCCCCCGACGCGACCGGCAAGCCCGTGGGCCTGCTGGTCGACCTCAACGACGTGATCGCCCAGCGGATGGGGCTGAAGATCACCTACCGCATGACCACCGTCAGCGCCGGGTTGCCGCTGGTCACGGCCGGGCAGCTCGACCTGCTCGCGATCGGCATGCTGCCGACCCCCGAGCGCAAGAAGAGCGTCGACTTCACGAAACCGTTCTACCTGGCCTCCGACGACGTCGTGGTCCGCACCGACTCGGCCGTGAAAGGCGCCGGGGACCTCGCCGGCAAACGCGTCGGCGCGGGCCTGGGCAGCGCGCAGGCCGACTTCGTCACCGCGAAGGTCCCCGGCGCCACCCTCATCTCGCAGCCCACCAACAGCGCGGGCGTGACCCAGCTGCTCAACGGCAACCTCGACGCGATGGTCCTGGCCTCCACCGAGGTCCCCACCGTGCTCCAGGAGAACCCCGGCCGGGTCAAGATCGCCTACTCCGCGCCGCACGAGCAGGCATCGGCGATGCCGGTCAATCGCAAGCTCACCGCGTTCGAGAAGGCCTACGGCGACCAGCTCAAGACCACGATGGACGACGGCACTTTCCTTCGCCTGTACGACAAGTACTTCCCCGGCGAGCCCTACCCGGCGCAGATGTTCACCTATTGGCCCCAGCTCCGAGACCAGATCCAGAAGGGCAGATGA
- a CDS encoding substrate-binding periplasmic protein, giving the protein MRRRFRTAFAAAALLTVSACGGGGSASTDPYDLAVPGTITAGVPQGDAPFVSPDASGKPAGMLIDLNDIIAKRMGLKITYKLSTVGAGLPLVTAGQYDMMIADLTMSEERKRNVAFTTPFYVDANDVLVRSDSPVKTVADLNGKRVGVGIGSAQADFAAKTLPQASVVSVQTNATGIDQLLNGNLDGFVVSSVQAITVFGQHPGRLKVGVSVQNPLPEAMAVRKGLDRFLADYDKQLAAVVDDGTFLKLYHQYFPGQEYPSSLFQYWPSLQAQVLKDPAAK; this is encoded by the coding sequence ATGCGCCGACGATTCCGGACCGCCTTCGCCGCGGCCGCGCTGCTGACCGTTTCCGCCTGCGGCGGCGGGGGCTCCGCGAGCACGGATCCCTACGACCTCGCGGTACCCGGCACCATCACCGCCGGCGTGCCGCAGGGCGACGCGCCGTTCGTGTCACCCGACGCGAGCGGCAAACCGGCCGGGATGCTGATCGACCTCAACGACATCATCGCGAAGCGCATGGGGCTGAAGATCACCTACAAGCTCTCCACCGTCGGCGCGGGCCTGCCGCTGGTCACGGCCGGCCAGTACGACATGATGATCGCCGACCTCACCATGTCCGAGGAACGCAAGCGCAACGTCGCCTTCACCACGCCGTTCTACGTGGATGCCAACGACGTGCTGGTCCGCTCCGACTCGCCGGTGAAGACCGTCGCCGACCTGAACGGCAAGCGCGTGGGCGTCGGCATCGGCAGTGCGCAGGCCGATTTCGCCGCGAAAACGTTGCCGCAGGCCAGTGTCGTGAGCGTCCAGACGAACGCCACCGGCATCGACCAGCTCCTCAACGGCAACCTCGACGGCTTCGTCGTCAGCTCCGTGCAGGCCATCACGGTCTTCGGCCAGCACCCCGGGCGGCTGAAGGTCGGCGTCTCGGTGCAGAACCCGCTGCCCGAGGCGATGGCCGTCCGAAAAGGACTCGACAGGTTCCTGGCGGACTACGACAAGCAGCTCGCCGCCGTGGTCGACGACGGCACGTTCCTCAAGCTGTACCACCAGTACTTCCCGGGGCAGGAGTACCCGAGCTCGCTGTTCCAGTACTGGCCTTCGCTGCAGGCCCAGGTCCTCAAGGATCCCGCGGCCAAGTGA
- the nadE gene encoding ammonia-dependent NAD(+) synthetase: MENLRQQILAELGVKAVITPKAEIRQRVDFLKDYLRSTPAKGFVLGISGGQDSSLTGRLCQLASEELRAEGHDATFVAVRLPYGVQADEEDAQIALEFIKPDHSVTVNVKPSADAVATESALGMSELLGQAPGLRDFVRGNIKARERMVIQYSIAGQLNLLVVGTDHAAEAVTGFFTKYGDGGVDITPLTGLTKRQGAALLQELGAPPSVWQKVPTADLEDDRPALPDEVALGLKYAELDDYLEGLDVTPEVAEKVESIFLRTRHKRTVPVTPLEDWWRS; the protein is encoded by the coding sequence ATGGAGAACCTACGGCAGCAGATTCTCGCCGAGCTCGGCGTCAAGGCGGTCATCACGCCGAAAGCCGAGATCCGGCAGCGGGTCGACTTCCTCAAGGACTACCTGCGCTCGACGCCGGCCAAGGGCTTCGTGCTCGGCATCAGCGGCGGCCAGGACAGCTCGCTGACCGGCCGGCTGTGCCAGCTCGCGAGCGAGGAGCTGCGCGCGGAGGGGCACGACGCCACGTTCGTCGCGGTGCGGCTGCCCTACGGCGTGCAGGCCGACGAGGAAGACGCGCAGATCGCGCTGGAGTTCATCAAGCCGGACCATTCGGTCACGGTGAACGTGAAGCCCAGCGCGGACGCCGTCGCGACGGAGTCCGCGCTCGGGATGAGTGAGCTGCTGGGCCAGGCGCCCGGCCTGCGCGACTTCGTGCGCGGCAACATCAAAGCCCGCGAGCGCATGGTGATCCAGTACTCGATCGCCGGGCAGCTGAACCTGCTGGTCGTGGGCACCGACCACGCGGCCGAAGCGGTCACCGGCTTCTTCACCAAGTACGGCGACGGCGGTGTGGACATCACGCCCCTGACCGGGCTGACCAAGCGCCAGGGCGCCGCGCTGCTGCAGGAGCTGGGTGCGCCGCCGAGTGTCTGGCAGAAGGTGCCGACCGCCGACCTCGAGGACGACCGGCCCGCCCTGCCCGACGAAGTGGCCCTGGGCCTCAAGTACGCCGAGCTCGACGACTACCTGGAAGGCCTCGACGTGACCCCGGAGGTCGCGGAGAAGGTGGAGTCGATCTTCCTCAGGACGCGCCACAAGAGGACCGTGCCGGTCACTCCGCTCGAGGACTGGTGGCGGAGCTGA
- a CDS encoding TetR/AcrR family transcriptional regulator produces the protein MPDSSSPRRRDAAASRDRLLAAAGELFADRGYDHTTARDIGERAGVDPTMIARYFGGKAQLFIAVLRAEGEPGEPLPDVLEPTRLKGLIERTGRRGPGPILQAAIRPYDNPEAQEAALAELDHRVLTPLRERYVREGVANPELRAEVLSAALIGVILGRHAGALAHLADVGTDELFALVQEILGSE, from the coding sequence ATGCCCGACTCTTCGTCTCCTCGTCGTCGCGACGCGGCCGCGAGCCGCGATCGGCTGCTGGCCGCCGCCGGCGAGCTGTTCGCCGACCGCGGTTACGACCACACGACGGCACGGGACATCGGTGAGCGGGCCGGTGTCGACCCGACGATGATCGCGCGCTACTTCGGTGGCAAGGCGCAGCTGTTCATCGCCGTGCTGCGCGCCGAGGGCGAACCGGGCGAGCCGCTTCCCGACGTCCTGGAACCGACGCGGCTGAAGGGCCTGATCGAGCGCACCGGCAGGCGCGGGCCCGGCCCGATCCTGCAGGCCGCGATCCGGCCGTACGACAACCCCGAAGCCCAGGAAGCCGCGCTCGCGGAACTCGACCACCGGGTCCTCACCCCGCTGCGCGAGCGGTACGTGCGCGAGGGCGTGGCGAACCCCGAGCTGCGGGCCGAAGTGCTGTCGGCCGCGTTGATCGGCGTGATCCTCGGCCGGCACGCGGGGGCGTTGGCGCACCTCGCGGACGTCGGCACGGACGAGTTGTTCGCCCTGGTACAGGAGATTCTCGGCAGCGAGTGA
- a CDS encoding patatin-like phospholipase family protein, with protein MPRPQEAPPLTALVLGGGGPVGAAWTSALVHRLEAAGLPLSGSGVVVGTSAGSIVGAWLTMEPAGLATVPAKMRERAAWHAGNVAAGRGDRTLFQSLAQDTSEGPERARRIGRAAIAAVPVISEAQADELWSWALPAGEWPRRLRITAVSTDTGLARGWSPADGISVAVAVACSSAAPGVAPPVRVAGSTWVDGGVRSGTNADLAVDPRWHDGSAVEPGRVLVVAPMPSADLARQEAFLAGRGHRVRVITADPFYEQPQDLLDARFIDVAAEAGARQADGLLDGLLKWWHEPARRFG; from the coding sequence ATGCCCCGACCCCAGGAGGCCCCTCCGTTGACCGCGCTCGTCCTCGGCGGCGGTGGTCCTGTCGGCGCCGCGTGGACGTCGGCGCTGGTGCACCGGCTGGAGGCCGCGGGCCTGCCGTTGTCCGGGTCCGGGGTGGTGGTGGGCACGTCGGCCGGGTCGATCGTCGGTGCGTGGCTCACGATGGAGCCGGCGGGGCTGGCGACGGTGCCGGCGAAGATGCGGGAGCGCGCGGCCTGGCACGCCGGGAACGTCGCCGCCGGGCGCGGGGACCGGACGCTTTTCCAGAGCCTGGCGCAGGACACCTCGGAGGGACCCGAGCGGGCGCGGCGGATCGGCCGGGCCGCGATCGCCGCGGTGCCGGTGATTTCGGAGGCTCAGGCCGACGAGCTGTGGTCCTGGGCGTTGCCGGCCGGTGAGTGGCCGCGCCGGCTGCGGATCACCGCGGTGAGCACGGACACCGGCCTCGCCCGCGGGTGGTCGCCGGCGGACGGGATCTCCGTCGCGGTCGCGGTGGCCTGTTCGTCGGCGGCGCCGGGCGTCGCGCCACCGGTGCGCGTGGCCGGCTCGACCTGGGTCGACGGGGGAGTGCGCTCGGGCACCAACGCCGACCTGGCCGTCGATCCGCGGTGGCACGACGGCAGTGCCGTCGAGCCGGGCCGGGTGCTCGTGGTGGCGCCGATGCCGTCCGCGGATCTCGCCCGGCAGGAGGCTTTTCTCGCCGGACGCGGGCACCGCGTGCGCGTGATCACGGCGGACCCGTTCTACGAACAGCCCCAGGACCTCCTCGACGCGCGGTTCATCGACGTCGCGGCCGAGGCGGGCGCGCGCCAGGCGGACGGCCTGCTCGACGGCCTGCTGAAGTGGTGGCACGAGCCGGCGCGCAGGTTCGGCTAA
- a CDS encoding GFA family protein has translation MTATASRTGHCLCGAIRYRFDARPDGVVLCHCDDCQRHTGSAFSENVLVARDAVKTEGTPKVHHTTGTENGHLRDRLFCGDCGSPIFTILHERPETLIVKGGTLDDRSGLAPFADVWWRRAQDWLAPHPTRARFDGDAQ, from the coding sequence ATGACCGCCACCGCTTCCCGGACAGGCCACTGCCTCTGCGGCGCCATCCGCTACCGGTTCGACGCGCGACCCGACGGTGTCGTCCTGTGTCACTGTGACGACTGCCAGCGCCACACCGGCTCGGCGTTCTCGGAGAACGTCCTGGTGGCGCGGGACGCGGTGAAGACCGAGGGCACGCCCAAGGTCCACCACACCACCGGGACCGAGAACGGCCACCTGCGCGACCGCCTGTTCTGCGGCGACTGCGGCTCCCCGATCTTCACGATCCTCCACGAACGCCCCGAAACCCTCATCGTCAAGGGCGGCACCCTCGACGACCGCTCAGGCCTCGCACCCTTCGCCGACGTGTGGTGGCGCCGCGCGCAGGACTGGCTCGCGCCCCACCCCACCCGCGCCCGGTTCGACGGCGACGCGCAGTAG